One Pleurocapsa sp. PCC 7327 DNA segment encodes these proteins:
- a CDS encoding chaperone modulator CbpM, protein MSANFSLSRIVWSPEGDRLYSFEQAAYLTQTSVSLLERFASLGLIEPVGSMLHRQDLIRVVKLQRLRRDLGLNLVGAAMVLDMAEEIAQLKAQLRAYRMASK, encoded by the coding sequence ATGAGTGCCAATTTTAGTCTGTCTCGGATTGTCTGGTCTCCAGAAGGCGATCGCCTTTACAGTTTTGAGCAAGCTGCTTATCTTACCCAAACTTCTGTTTCCTTACTGGAAAGATTTGCTAGTCTAGGATTGATCGAACCCGTTGGCTCTATGCTGCATCGCCAGGATTTAATTCGAGTGGTAAAGTTGCAACGATTGCGTCGCGATTTAGGTTTAAATTTAGTGGGTGCAGCAATGGTTTTAGATATGGCGGAGGAAATCGCCCAACTCAAAGCCCAATTACGTGCCTATCGGATGGCATCTAAATAG
- a CDS encoding DUF2905 domain-containing protein: protein MIAEIGKTLIVLGTGILLLGGLLWLSGGTLKHFPLGRLPGDILVQNEHFTFYFPLTTGILLSLGLSVLLWLGRFITSR, encoded by the coding sequence ATGATTGCGGAAATTGGGAAAACATTAATCGTCCTTGGTACTGGTATCCTGTTGCTAGGAGGCTTGCTCTGGCTCAGTGGCGGAACGCTCAAACACTTTCCCCTTGGTCGTTTACCAGGAGATATTTTGGTGCAAAACGAGCATTTTACCTTCTACTTTCCCTTGACCACTGGCATTCTCTTGAGCCTTGGCTTAAGCGTTTTACTCTGGTTAGGAAGATTCATTACCAGTCGTTAA
- a CDS encoding phosphate-starvation-inducible PsiE family protein produces MKYPSSPDRGWKSWFERDAIVNNLEFFQNFIVVSLCIGLFCVMLIRLGEMFLSLLQPINFQAITSDILFVLILVEIFRLLIIYLQEQRISIGAAVEVSLVSALREVILQGVVDIPLDRLLGVCAFLVVLGGLLYLRVWMFQRFEAIATVRSEPLAQPKAQDRPDDRHFQLRRRSSSIEQYPF; encoded by the coding sequence ATGAAATATCCATCTTCACCAGACCGAGGCTGGAAATCTTGGTTTGAAAGAGATGCCATTGTAAATAATCTGGAGTTTTTCCAGAATTTTATCGTGGTATCTCTATGTATTGGCTTGTTTTGCGTCATGCTGATTCGGTTGGGTGAAATGTTTCTTTCCCTGTTGCAGCCGATTAATTTTCAAGCCATCACTTCCGATATTTTGTTTGTTCTCATCTTGGTAGAAATCTTTCGCCTGTTAATTATTTACCTCCAAGAACAGCGGATTTCCATTGGGGCGGCAGTTGAAGTTTCTTTGGTTTCCGCATTACGGGAAGTGATTTTGCAGGGAGTAGTGGACATTCCCCTCGATCGCTTATTGGGAGTCTGTGCTTTTTTAGTAGTCTTGGGTGGATTATTATATTTGCGAGTCTGGATGTTTCAGCGATTTGAAGCGATCGCGACTGTAAGGAGCGAACCTCTCGCGCAACCAAAAGCTCAAGACCGACCGGACGATCGGCACTTTCAATTGCGTCGTCGTTCGTCATCTATCGAGCAATATCCCTTTTAA
- a CDS encoding DUF1614 domain-containing protein, translated as MIYLPVTLLLFLLFLLIFPFIWLAIAIDVVEVAVAKLGFSPGFALLLFAAVILGSTINIPLYERVSRVSIMPDLAELWIARFWGIPLRKIEQKTIVALNVGGGLIPTLLALYEFTRSNPWLILAVSTVVTIVSYYSAQIVPGIGIQMNALAAPLTAAMMSLLLTNGDGAAPIAFAGGVLGTLIGADLLHLREIERMTPGVLSIGGAGVFDGIALCGLFALLLT; from the coding sequence ATGATTTATCTTCCCGTTACCCTGTTACTCTTTTTACTCTTCTTGCTCATCTTTCCCTTTATCTGGCTAGCGATCGCTATAGATGTAGTTGAAGTGGCGGTTGCTAAACTGGGCTTTTCTCCTGGTTTTGCCTTGCTCTTATTTGCTGCCGTTATTTTGGGCAGTACTATCAATATTCCCCTCTATGAGCGCGTCTCTCGCGTCTCCATCATGCCAGACTTGGCAGAACTCTGGATTGCCCGATTTTGGGGCATTCCCCTACGGAAAATAGAGCAAAAAACTATCGTTGCCTTAAACGTCGGTGGAGGACTGATTCCTACTTTGCTGGCACTCTACGAATTTACCCGCTCCAACCCTTGGTTGATTCTGGCAGTAAGCACGGTCGTCACCATAGTGAGCTACTATTCAGCCCAGATCGTTCCTGGGATCGGGATCCAAATGAATGCCCTCGCTGCTCCCCTCACCGCCGCCATGATGTCTCTCTTATTGACCAATGGGGATGGCGCAGCACCGATTGCTTTTGCTGGAGGGGTCTTAGGCACTTTAATTGGAGCCGATCTCCTCCATCTGCGAGAGATCGAACGCATGACTCCTGGCGTGCTGAGTATTGGCGGGGCCGGAGTATTTGATGGCATTGCCCTTTGTGGATTATTTGCCCTGTTGTTAACTTGA
- a CDS encoding PRC-barrel domain-containing protein: MFNVIRRSQIVGLMAMDSSTATRYGTVEEVWIDDSGRVVYFASDAGYTPFEQIATIGPDALLTYSELALAPPPSLRRLHRMAIRTPSLSTPLGWVEDFLFDWETGDIAAYIIVGEIAAPFGGRAVLFPDDVEAIDAEVIVIKEEARDRLQSESEGLQGFLSEKSQQVKNLVKRMGDRLAKLLSPQERPEVVRVKIKEVRDELAQSGQHDKNALEEASEFLQDKWEDFQHSLSRTGKRMKQAIDSAWKRLTHSS; encoded by the coding sequence ATGTTCAACGTCATTCGCCGCAGTCAAATCGTTGGTTTAATGGCAATGGATAGTAGCACTGCCACCCGCTATGGTACTGTGGAAGAAGTTTGGATCGACGATAGCGGTCGAGTCGTCTACTTTGCTAGCGATGCAGGCTATACGCCATTTGAGCAAATTGCTACCATCGGGCCTGATGCCTTGCTCACCTACTCAGAATTAGCACTTGCACCACCGCCATCCCTGCGCCGCCTTCACCGGATGGCAATCCGCACGCCTTCTTTAAGTACTCCCTTGGGTTGGGTAGAGGATTTTCTCTTTGATTGGGAAACGGGCGATATTGCTGCTTATATCATAGTTGGGGAGATTGCAGCACCGTTTGGTGGTCGAGCGGTTTTATTTCCCGATGATGTGGAAGCGATCGATGCAGAAGTAATCGTGATTAAAGAGGAAGCCAGAGATCGTCTGCAAAGTGAATCGGAAGGATTACAAGGCTTTTTGAGCGAAAAATCTCAACAGGTGAAGAATTTGGTCAAACGCATGGGCGATCGCTTGGCAAAGCTCCTTTCTCCCCAGGAGCGACCGGAAGTTGTCCGCGTCAAAATCAAAGAAGTAAGGGATGAACTAGCTCAGTCGGGGCAACATGACAAAAATGCCTTAGAAGAAGCCAGTGAATTTTTGCAAGACAAATGGGAGGACTTTCAGCATAGCCTCAGTCGCACTGGAAAACGAATGAAACAAGCGATCGATTCAGCTTGGAAGCGATTAACCCATTCATCTTGA
- a CDS encoding sodium:calcium antiporter, which translates to MHWMLFGESLPIVFWILVIIIGVAAIVWGAETFVKNLGEAAVRLQVSNFALALLLAGAEPEELATTIAATLKDAPAIAFGDVIGANIAIYLVALGVGAIVAPLPFGKQAMRYALFGFPIGVAAVGFIWDGRVNRLEGAILLTFYLLYIGIIWMVERKPPAMGETGVLEEAAEELSDRGELKSRLGTELLLVGVGLVTMAVGSVMLVEAVRQISNVEEMQTTLSLTLIGFATAFELVILCWSAARKGVTEVVVAGVVGSFAYNVTMTLGAAAMIRPLSIVDATLLHKPSIAMLLALVLVILLAIPKQRISRKAGWLLVVAYPVFLLGSR; encoded by the coding sequence ATGCATTGGATGCTGTTCGGAGAATCATTGCCGATCGTTTTCTGGATATTGGTTATTATTATCGGAGTTGCTGCCATCGTTTGGGGAGCAGAGACTTTTGTCAAAAACTTAGGAGAAGCTGCCGTGCGATTGCAGGTGAGTAACTTTGCTTTAGCATTATTATTAGCAGGAGCAGAACCAGAAGAACTAGCAACCACTATTGCAGCCACCTTGAAAGATGCTCCAGCGATCGCGTTTGGTGATGTCATTGGAGCAAATATCGCTATCTATCTGGTAGCGTTGGGCGTGGGTGCAATTGTCGCCCCTCTCCCCTTTGGCAAACAAGCGATGCGCTATGCTCTGTTTGGGTTTCCGATTGGGGTAGCAGCCGTTGGCTTTATTTGGGATGGTCGAGTTAATCGCCTGGAAGGAGCAATTTTACTGACATTCTATCTCCTTTATATCGGCATTATCTGGATGGTGGAACGCAAACCCCCAGCAATGGGAGAAACAGGGGTTTTAGAAGAAGCAGCCGAAGAACTTTCTGATCGCGGAGAACTAAAAAGTCGCCTCGGAACGGAATTACTATTAGTGGGTGTAGGTTTAGTGACAATGGCAGTTGGTTCGGTTATGTTGGTGGAAGCCGTGCGCCAGATTAGCAATGTTGAAGAAATGCAAACGACCCTATCCCTGACTCTCATTGGGTTTGCCACTGCCTTTGAACTCGTAATTTTATGCTGGTCTGCTGCTAGGAAGGGCGTTACAGAGGTAGTAGTCGCTGGAGTTGTAGGTTCTTTTGCCTATAACGTTACCATGACACTCGGTGCTGCGGCGATGATTCGTCCTCTCTCCATTGTTGATGCCACACTTTTACACAAGCCCTCGATCGCCATGCTACTTGCATTAGTATTGGTCATTTTGCTAGCAATCCCGAAACAGCGAATCAGTAGAAAAGCAGGTTGGTTGCTAGTTGTTGCTTATCCAGTATTTTTATTGGGTTCAAGATGA
- a CDS encoding AAA-associated domain-containing protein, translating to MVIARNVSNTLIAVEQVNKSFPLPDGKGEFTVLEGINFTVQRGEVVALLGRSGSGKSTLLRIMAGLIPPSSGQIISNGKRLRGANQDVAMVFQSFALLPWLTVQENVELGLEARGISRAERQQRALKAIDLVGLDGFESAYPKEISGGMKQRVGFARAFVLQPKVLFMDEPFSALDVLTAENLRGEIDDLWNDGKFPSESIAIVTHNIEEAVFLADRVVILGSKPGRIRGEVKIDLPRPHPTNSDRFKQLVDYIYTIMTNPEKEMTGVAAAPPKVARSPFAQALPHARAGGISGLLELLVEKPDAKEDLPKLAERLQLEVDDLLPIVDAAVLLGFAKVAQGDITLTEIGKDFATTTILRSKDLFRQQVLANVPIIVSMVQSLREKQNGSMRADFFLDLLDEHFPHQEAERQFSTAVDWGRYAELFEYDATEERLYLPEASVSLEEATLS from the coding sequence ATGGTAATCGCTCGAAATGTGTCTAATACCCTCATTGCCGTCGAACAAGTTAACAAAAGCTTTCCTCTACCCGATGGCAAAGGCGAATTTACGGTTCTTGAAGGCATCAATTTTACGGTTCAAAGGGGCGAAGTGGTAGCCTTATTAGGGCGCAGTGGTAGTGGCAAAAGTACCCTCTTACGCATTATGGCAGGTTTAATTCCTCCCAGTAGCGGACAGATTATTAGCAATGGCAAACGGTTGCGGGGAGCCAACCAGGATGTAGCAATGGTCTTTCAAAGCTTTGCCTTATTGCCTTGGTTGACGGTACAAGAAAATGTCGAATTAGGTCTAGAAGCACGGGGTATTAGCCGAGCAGAAAGACAACAAAGGGCACTAAAAGCAATCGACCTCGTGGGGTTAGACGGCTTTGAAAGTGCCTATCCCAAGGAAATTTCTGGAGGGATGAAGCAGAGGGTAGGTTTTGCTAGAGCATTTGTACTGCAACCAAAAGTCTTATTTATGGATGAACCCTTCAGTGCGCTGGATGTGTTAACTGCCGAAAACCTGCGGGGGGAAATTGATGACCTTTGGAATGACGGAAAATTTCCGTCTGAAAGCATCGCGATCGTCACTCATAACATTGAAGAAGCAGTATTTTTAGCAGATCGAGTGGTCATTTTAGGCTCGAAACCTGGAAGGATTCGCGGAGAAGTAAAAATTGACTTGCCTCGTCCCCATCCTACCAACAGCGATCGCTTCAAACAACTGGTGGACTATATTTATACGATTATGACCAATCCCGAAAAGGAAATGACAGGGGTTGCTGCTGCACCTCCCAAAGTTGCTCGTTCTCCCTTTGCTCAAGCACTGCCTCACGCTAGGGCTGGAGGAATTAGCGGTCTGTTAGAGTTATTGGTAGAAAAACCTGATGCCAAAGAGGATTTGCCCAAGTTAGCGGAACGGTTACAGTTGGAAGTTGATGATTTACTGCCCATTGTCGATGCAGCGGTATTGCTCGGTTTTGCTAAGGTTGCTCAGGGGGATATTACCCTGACAGAAATTGGTAAAGATTTTGCGACTACTACCATTCTCCGCAGTAAAGACTTATTTAGGCAACAAGTTTTAGCTAATGTACCGATAATTGTGAGTATGGTGCAATCTTTGCGAGAAAAACAAAATGGGTCGATGCGTGCGGATTTTTTCTTAGATTTACTGGACGAACATTTTCCCCATCAAGAGGCAGAAAGACAGTTTTCTACGGCTGTTGATTGGGGACGCTATGCAGAGTTATTCGAGTATGATGCTACCGAAGAGCGATTGTACTTGCCAGAAGCTTCTGTGAGTCTAGAAGAGGCAACTTTATCCTAA
- a CDS encoding ABC transporter permease subunit: MKTFPTPEALRRFPFGLADIAVIFGTLVLLAVVSRIGAGALVSFEPPDVVPSIELDIRNLPYYAGRSTLRMFIALFFSFIFTLVYGYIAAHSRRAERVLIPLLDILQSVPVLGFLSITVTGFIALFKGSLLGLEAASIFAIFTSQVWNMTFSFYQSLRTIPRELDEAVTLYHLSGWERFVKLEVPSATIGLVWNAMMSFGGGWFFVAASEAISVLNQSYTLPGLGSYVAEAIARENLSALGWALLTIAIIIILVDQLFWRPIIAWSDKFRLEQTQAAESPESWVLDLLQTARIPRLVGKALTPLTDTINRVLASLTPQRSAIVVDPMMQNQSDRIYNFILLLIVGGLIAAGLHFILTTVGSGEVFTAFELGLLTLGRVTILLIVATLIWTPIGVAIGFNPKLARLLQPVVQFLASFPANFIFPLATLLFIKFNIDINWGSVLLMSLGAQWYILFNSIAGAQSIPTDLREMADDVGLKGWKKWQKLIIPGILSAWVTGGITASGGAWNASIVSEIVSWGSTTLTANGLGSYIAQATEVGDWARITLGVGMMSLYVVGLNRIFWRRLYELAETKYHV, from the coding sequence ATGAAAACCTTTCCCACGCCAGAAGCTTTACGACGCTTTCCCTTTGGATTAGCAGATATAGCGGTAATCTTCGGGACTTTAGTTCTACTAGCCGTCGTTTCTCGGATTGGTGCCGGAGCATTAGTTAGTTTCGAGCCACCTGATGTAGTGCCCAGTATTGAACTCGATATACGCAATTTACCCTATTATGCGGGGCGTTCTACCCTGCGGATGTTTATTGCCCTATTCTTCTCTTTTATTTTTACTTTAGTCTATGGATATATCGCCGCCCACAGTCGTCGAGCGGAACGAGTTTTAATCCCTTTATTAGATATTTTGCAATCCGTTCCTGTCTTAGGATTTTTATCGATTACGGTAACGGGTTTTATTGCTTTATTTAAAGGCAGTTTATTGGGGTTAGAAGCTGCTTCTATTTTCGCGATTTTCACATCCCAAGTCTGGAATATGACCTTTTCTTTCTATCAGTCGTTGCGGACTATCCCTCGCGAACTCGATGAAGCAGTCACTTTGTATCATCTGTCTGGTTGGGAAAGATTTGTCAAGTTGGAAGTCCCATCTGCCACGATTGGGTTAGTGTGGAATGCCATGATGAGTTTTGGCGGTGGTTGGTTTTTTGTGGCTGCTAGTGAAGCAATTAGCGTTCTCAACCAAAGCTATACTTTACCCGGTTTAGGGTCTTATGTTGCAGAAGCGATCGCACGGGAAAATCTCTCAGCCCTGGGTTGGGCATTGTTAACCATTGCTATTATTATCATTTTGGTAGATCAATTGTTCTGGCGACCGATTATCGCTTGGTCGGACAAATTTCGACTAGAACAAACTCAGGCAGCCGAATCGCCCGAATCTTGGGTTTTAGATTTACTGCAAACGGCACGGATACCTCGGTTAGTAGGTAAAGCTTTGACTCCCTTGACTGATACGATTAACCGTGTTTTAGCAAGTTTGACTCCGCAACGCTCTGCGATTGTCGTCGATCCTATGATGCAGAATCAGAGCGATCGCATTTATAACTTTATCTTACTGCTGATTGTCGGCGGATTAATTGCTGCGGGACTCCACTTCATTTTAACCACCGTCGGATCGGGAGAAGTTTTTACAGCCTTTGAACTAGGCTTATTAACCCTTGGACGAGTTACAATTCTTCTTATTGTTGCTACCCTTATTTGGACACCCATTGGCGTGGCAATTGGTTTTAATCCAAAATTAGCCAGATTATTGCAACCAGTCGTTCAATTCCTCGCTTCTTTCCCCGCTAACTTTATTTTTCCCTTGGCTACTCTCTTATTTATCAAGTTCAACATCGATATTAATTGGGGCAGTGTTTTACTGATGTCGTTGGGAGCGCAGTGGTACATTTTATTTAATTCTATTGCAGGCGCACAAAGTATCCCCACCGATTTACGAGAAATGGCAGACGATGTGGGGTTAAAAGGTTGGAAAAAATGGCAAAAATTAATTATTCCTGGCATTCTTTCGGCTTGGGTGACAGGGGGAATTACTGCTAGTGGGGGAGCATGGAACGCTAGCATTGTCTCAGAAATTGTTTCTTGGGGTTCAACAACTTTGACTGCCAATGGCTTAGGAAGTTACATCGCCCAAGCAACTGAAGTAGGGGATTGGGCAAGAATTACCCTCGGCGTTGGCATGATGAGTTTGTATGTGGTTGGACTCAATCGCATCTTTTGGCGACGATTGTATGAACTAGCAGAAACCAAATATCATGTTTAA
- a CDS encoding cytochrome ubiquinol oxidase subunit I encodes MFDLFSDTVALSRLQFALTAIFHMLWPVLTTGMGIYLVIIEGLWLKTKNLDYYHHARFWSKLYVLNFGIGVASGLPMAFQFGLNWAPFSESVGDFFGTVLGFEATMAFMLEASFLGIMLFGWERVPPLIHWLSTILVAFGANLSTFWILSANSWLQTPAGGEFVNGKFVVQDYFQAIANPFMVNSFLHMFFATLETSLFVIGGISAWYVLDRRHAEFFSRSLKVVLALAIAVAPLQIFVGHLSAEQVYHYQPAKLAAMEAQWETIPAGQAADWSLVALPSEKNEQNLWEIKIPGALSYLLELKPTLDEPVKGLKEWEPANRPHLVGLIYYSFRIMVGIGLFLAGLMLMSVVQWLRGKLSAIAITEQKWLMRAWIFAAPLGYIAVETGWIVRCVGRQPWIVYGELRTVDSASHLPAGEVLFSLLGLSSIYIVFLIAALYFGSRIIRKGPNLELPAPQAISQPILSLQPAQHERDRRPAEAQQETQV; translated from the coding sequence ATGTTCGATCTGTTTTCAGATACTGTAGCTCTGTCGCGCCTGCAATTCGCGCTCACTGCTATTTTTCATATGCTCTGGCCCGTTTTAACCACAGGAATGGGGATTTATCTGGTCATCATCGAGGGGTTATGGCTGAAAACTAAAAACCTCGATTATTACCACCATGCTCGCTTCTGGTCGAAGTTATATGTTTTAAACTTTGGCATTGGCGTTGCGTCGGGTTTACCCATGGCGTTTCAGTTTGGCTTGAACTGGGCGCCGTTTTCTGAATCGGTGGGAGATTTTTTCGGGACAGTGCTAGGCTTTGAAGCAACAATGGCATTCATGCTAGAAGCCAGTTTTCTCGGCATCATGCTCTTTGGATGGGAGCGAGTCCCGCCCCTGATTCATTGGCTATCTACCATATTGGTGGCATTTGGGGCAAACCTTTCGACGTTTTGGATTTTATCGGCGAATTCCTGGCTGCAAACGCCTGCGGGGGGAGAGTTTGTCAATGGCAAGTTTGTGGTTCAAGATTACTTTCAGGCGATCGCCAATCCCTTTATGGTCAATAGCTTTCTCCATATGTTCTTTGCTACTCTAGAAACCTCTCTGTTCGTCATCGGGGGAATCAGTGCTTGGTACGTACTCGATCGGCGTCACGCCGAGTTCTTTTCTCGCTCCCTGAAAGTCGTACTAGCCCTAGCGATCGCAGTTGCTCCCTTGCAAATTTTCGTGGGACACCTGAGTGCCGAACAAGTCTATCACTATCAGCCCGCTAAGTTAGCAGCAATGGAAGCTCAGTGGGAAACCATTCCGGCTGGACAAGCAGCAGATTGGAGTTTGGTAGCGCTTCCGAGCGAGAAAAACGAACAAAATCTTTGGGAAATCAAAATTCCCGGTGCATTGAGCTACTTACTGGAACTAAAACCTACCCTAGATGAGCCAGTCAAAGGCTTAAAAGAATGGGAACCCGCTAATCGCCCTCACCTGGTGGGTTTAATTTACTACTCCTTCCGCATTATGGTCGGCATTGGCTTATTCTTAGCTGGATTGATGCTGATGAGCGTGGTGCAATGGCTGCGGGGTAAGTTGTCAGCGATCGCCATTACCGAGCAAAAATGGTTAATGCGTGCCTGGATTTTTGCTGCGCCCCTAGGCTACATTGCTGTAGAAACGGGCTGGATCGTTCGCTGCGTGGGACGACAACCTTGGATTGTTTATGGGGAGTTGCGTACCGTCGATTCTGCCTCCCATCTCCCTGCCGGAGAAGTCTTATTCTCTTTGCTAGGCTTGAGTAGTATCTATATCGTCTTTTTGATTGCCGCCCTTTACTTTGGCAGTCGCATCATTCGCAAAGGTCCTAACCTAGAATTGCCAGCTCCGCAAGCGATTAGTCAGCCCATTCTCAGTCTGCAACCCGCGCAACACGAACGCGATCGCCGTCCGGCAGAAGCCCAGCAGGAAACTCAAGTATAG
- the cydB gene encoding cytochrome d ubiquinol oxidase subunit II, giving the protein MEPLQPLQQFLPQVWFFILGLFLFLYVLLDGFDLGVGILSLTASSEERRSILMTSLGNVWDANETWLVLMGGSLFGAFPLAYATILNALYLPVVIMVVGLILRAVSFEFRENADRKWLWNAAFGVGSFLAALGQGFALGSVFEGIKVDADGHFAGGIWDWLTWRSILVALTLIQGYVLIGSTYLILKTTGELQNTHYKTATIATWTTLAGAIFITVSTPIFSEQARSQLFSAPLVYIFAAIPILGICAIALLLRSLKRREENTPLIWTFVIFALSFIGLGFIIFPNIIPPSVTIYQAAASPSSLVFMLTFVGFLIPILLVYNIYNYVVFRGKIVGESYGES; this is encoded by the coding sequence ATGGAACCCTTACAACCGTTACAACAGTTCCTCCCCCAAGTCTGGTTTTTCATTCTGGGACTGTTTCTTTTTCTCTACGTTTTACTCGACGGTTTTGATTTAGGAGTTGGCATTCTCTCTCTAACCGCTTCGAGTGAAGAACGCCGCAGTATTTTGATGACCAGTCTCGGCAACGTTTGGGATGCCAACGAAACCTGGTTAGTATTGATGGGAGGGTCGCTTTTTGGCGCATTTCCCTTAGCCTATGCCACAATTCTCAATGCACTGTACTTGCCTGTGGTTATTATGGTGGTCGGCTTGATTCTACGGGCAGTTTCTTTTGAGTTTCGGGAAAATGCCGATCGCAAGTGGCTCTGGAATGCCGCTTTCGGCGTGGGCAGCTTTTTGGCAGCCTTGGGGCAAGGATTTGCGCTGGGAAGCGTCTTTGAAGGCATTAAGGTAGATGCCGACGGACATTTTGCTGGGGGGATTTGGGATTGGTTAACCTGGCGATCGATTCTAGTCGCTCTTACTTTAATTCAAGGATACGTGTTGATTGGCTCCACCTATTTAATTCTCAAGACCACTGGGGAGTTGCAAAATACTCACTACAAAACGGCAACCATTGCTACTTGGACAACGTTAGCTGGGGCGATTTTTATCACCGTCAGCACGCCGATCTTTTCCGAACAAGCGCGATCTCAACTATTTAGCGCCCCACTGGTCTATATCTTCGCAGCCATTCCTATCTTGGGAATCTGCGCGATCGCATTGTTATTACGAAGTCTCAAACGAAGGGAAGAAAATACGCCTCTGATTTGGACTTTTGTAATCTTCGCCCTTTCATTCATCGGTTTGGGGTTTATCATCTTCCCCAATATTATTCCTCCTAGCGTCACGATTTACCAAGCAGCAGCATCTCCTAGTTCGCTTGTTTTTATGCTCACCTTCGTTGGCTTTTTGATTCCTATTTTGTTGGTCTACAACATCTACAACTACGTTGTATTCCGCGGCAAGATTGTCGGTGAATCCTATGGCGAGTCCTAG
- a CDS encoding rhodanese-like domain-containing protein — protein sequence MTSTSASARSRITHLSPKEFTKLPNPPLLIDVRSRWEYAIGHAPTALNLSLPRLLLGTMPLFRRWLLPQWFRDLSKERAVAVICLTSHRSLIAANALVKAGFSQVFNITGGMMEWQRLGLETRTGK from the coding sequence ATGACATCTACTTCAGCTTCGGCGCGATCGCGCATTACTCATCTATCCCCGAAGGAATTTACTAAATTACCGAACCCGCCTCTGCTCATCGATGTCCGTAGCCGATGGGAATATGCCATCGGTCATGCCCCCACTGCTCTCAATCTCAGCTTACCGCGCCTACTCTTGGGAACGATGCCTCTGTTTCGCCGTTGGCTGCTGCCCCAGTGGTTTCGAGATTTATCCAAAGAGCGAGCGGTTGCCGTCATCTGCTTAACCTCTCACCGCAGTCTCATTGCAGCTAACGCTCTAGTCAAAGCAGGTTTTAGCCAAGTGTTTAATATTACTGGCGGCATGATGGAATGGCAGCGATTGGGGCTAGAGACTCGCACGGGCAAGTAA
- a CDS encoding helix-turn-helix domain-containing protein: protein MSNLLTVTEAAQLLGVSTKTIRRWENEEKIKAIRTEGGHRRFEVFSLLGNKHDASLTVAYALSF from the coding sequence ATGTCCAATTTATTAACGGTTACTGAAGCTGCTCAACTACTTGGCGTGTCTACCAAGACAATAAGGCGTTGGGAGAATGAAGAGAAAATCAAAGCAATTAGAACCGAAGGAGGACATAGACGCTTTGAAGTCTTTTCATTACTAGGTAATAAGCACGATGCTTCTTTAACAGTGGCTTATGCGCTTAGTTTCTAG
- the tnpA gene encoding IS200/IS605 family transposase, whose translation MKPRKGSHSVFSVRLHFVLVTHYRRKVITPPMLKRLREMFWQVCRKMDCELIEFSGESDHVHALVDFHPKNSISAVAGSLKSSSARTMKKDFPEEVSKFYDGVSFWSNSYYVASTGGAPIDKLKEYIKSQEKPVD comes from the coding sequence ATAAAGCCTAGAAAAGGTTCTCACAGCGTTTTTAGTGTACGGTTACACTTTGTCTTGGTCACTCATTACCGTAGGAAAGTAATAACCCCTCCGATGTTGAAGAGGTTACGAGAAATGTTTTGGCAGGTCTGTAGAAAGATGGATTGCGAATTGATAGAATTCTCTGGTGAATCAGACCACGTACACGCCCTAGTAGATTTCCACCCTAAGAACTCTATTTCTGCTGTCGCTGGCTCTCTCAAAAGTTCTTCTGCTAGAACTATGAAAAAAGATTTTCCAGAAGAAGTCTCTAAATTTTATGATGGCGTTTCTTTTTGGTCTAATTCTTATTATGTCGCCTCAACTGGTGGCGCACCTATTGATAAGCTTAAAGAGTACATTAAGTCTCAGGAAAAGCCAGTAGATTAA